The sequence CCCGCAGCCCGTTCCCAGGGTCACACGCGGTAACGGGCCACGCGCTCCGGGTCGAGGGCATGGTCGCGCAGAGCCGGAACATCGAGCCAGCCGTCGTTGAAGGTCACAGGTGCGCTTAGCAGATCCTCCCGCAGCTTGAGCACGAAGCTCAGTTCGCACGGCTCGGTCACCTCGCCCTGAGTAGACAGGAGCGCGGCGTGCAGGGTGCCCAGGCCACTGCTCGCCTGCGAGCCCACCATGCCGCGCCGGCCCTGCGCAGAGGCGCGGCGCAGCATGCCCAGGCCGTCCGTGAAGCCGTTGCGGGCCGTTTTCACATTCAGGATGTCGAAAGTGCCGAAGTCCAGTTCGCGTTCCAGATCGGCGGGTGTGAAACAGGAATCGTCCGCGACGATGGGCAGCACGCCCTGCGCGTGCAACTCGGCGCGGGCCCGCAGGTCGCGCACGGGCAGCGGTTCCTCCACGTAGGTCAGGCCCGCGTCCTTCATGGCCGCCAGGATGTCCGGCGCGCGGTCGGCCGTCAGGGTCTCGTTCGAGTCGGCGTACAGCTGCACGGCGTCCCCGTATTCGGCCCGCAGGTCGCGGATCACCGCGAGGTCCTTGACGTGGTTCCGGCCGACCTTCACCTTCAGGCAGCGCACGCCCGCCGCCACGACCTCGCGCGCCTCGGCGAGCATGTCGGCGGGCGGCGCGATGCCCAGGATGAAACTGACGCGCACACGGAGATTGGGCCCCAGGAGGGTGTCGAACAGGCTCGTGCCCTGGGCGCGGGCGCGGGCGTCGTGCAGGGCCATGTCGAGGGCTCCGCGCGCCGTGTGGTTGTTCGCCACCGAGTTCCGCCCCCGGTTCAGGGCGGCCGTGTCCGCAATGTCCACGCCGCGCAGGCTGCCCTCCAGGTGGGCCAGGATGGCGACCACGCTCGCGGGCGTCTCGCCGTAGATGGTCGGGCGCGGCGGGGCCTCCGCGATGCCCACCGTGCCGTCCGAGAGGGTCACCCGCACCAGGACGTGCTCGGCGGCGGTCATGGCCGAGTGCGCGCCCCACGCCAGCGCCGACCGCAGCGGCAGCCGGAAGGGCCAGCCCTCGACGCGCTGCACGGTCACGCCCGTCGGCATGAAGTCCGTGCCCGGCGTGTCCGGGCCGGTCATGCCCACGCCCGCACAGCCTGCCCGACCTGTGCGGCGTCCAGCGCCACGGTATCCAGCAGCAGGGCCCGCTGCGGCCCGAGGGTGCCCAGGAAGGCCTCGGCGGCGGCCGGATCGTAATTGCGGCGCTCGCTCACCACGATCCGCACCTTCGCGAGCACGTCGGCTGGCGCGAACCCCTCGCCTGGCAGGGCTGCCAGGGCGTCCCGCTGCTCCGGCGTGAACACGCTGTCGATCCCGGTCAGGGCGTCCAGGGCGGCGCGCAGGTCTGTGCCGGTCGCGCCGCCCTTCACGCGGTCGAAACTGTCGGCGCGGCCCAGCAGGCGTCGCACCCGCACGCTGTCCGGCGCGCCCAGCGCCACGAAGCGCCACGCGGGGTAGGTGGTCGCCGCGTACTGCACCTCGTCCAGGCCGCGCAGGCCGTCGAACACCGGCCGCTGCCCCCAGTGGCGGGTGTCGCCCACCAGGGATCCCAGCGCCTGCGCCATGCCGCCCGGATGCCCCTGGCGGTACGCGGCGGTCAGGCGGAAGCGTTCCTCACGGTCTGCCACGCCCTGCGGCGCGTGCGGCAGGATCATCACGGCGTCCGTCACGCGGCGGCGGTCCGGCAGCACGCGTTCGCCGCCCAGGGCGCCCAGCGCGGTGCTCTTGCCCACGCCGGTCACGCCCACCAGCACGGTCAGCGCGAGGTCGCCCAGCCGCGCCTCGAAGGTGGCCGGGGGTGGCGGTTCAGTCCGCAGGAAGGGCAGGGTCATGCTGGCGGTCACGTCCCAGAGGCTACAGGCAAGCGCGCATAAAGGCGCACGCAAGGTTCAGTCAAGTGACCGTAAGTGGCTGGCATGACCGGCCGGTCA comes from Deinococcus sp. KSM4-11 and encodes:
- a CDS encoding enolase C-terminal domain-like protein, with translation MTGPDTPGTDFMPTGVTVQRVEGWPFRLPLRSALAWGAHSAMTAAEHVLVRVTLSDGTVGIAEAPPRPTIYGETPASVVAILAHLEGSLRGVDIADTAALNRGRNSVANNHTARGALDMALHDARARAQGTSLFDTLLGPNLRVRVSFILGIAPPADMLAEAREVVAAGVRCLKVKVGRNHVKDLAVIRDLRAEYGDAVQLYADSNETLTADRAPDILAAMKDAGLTYVEEPLPVRDLRARAELHAQGVLPIVADDSCFTPADLERELDFGTFDILNVKTARNGFTDGLGMLRRASAQGRRGMVGSQASSGLGTLHAALLSTQGEVTEPCELSFVLKLREDLLSAPVTFNDGWLDVPALRDHALDPERVARYRV
- a CDS encoding ATPase; the protein is MTASMTLPFLRTEPPPPATFEARLGDLALTVLVGVTGVGKSTALGALGGERVLPDRRRVTDAVMILPHAPQGVADREERFRLTAAYRQGHPGGMAQALGSLVGDTRHWGQRPVFDGLRGLDEVQYAATTYPAWRFVALGAPDSVRVRRLLGRADSFDRVKGGATGTDLRAALDALTGIDSVFTPEQRDALAALPGEGFAPADVLAKVRIVVSERRNYDPAAAEAFLGTLGPQRALLLDTVALDAAQVGQAVRAWA